In Cicer arietinum cultivar CDC Frontier isolate Library 1 chromosome 7, Cicar.CDCFrontier_v2.0, whole genome shotgun sequence, a single window of DNA contains:
- the LOC101511703 gene encoding subtilisin-like protease SBT1.8 produces MASTLYLLLLNLIMLLFSVTVMMALATKKSYIVHTKHKYNASMYSSLLQSSSNSLLYAYTTAYNGFAASLNKEQAQTLRSSDSILGVYEDTVYSLHTTRTPEFLGLVQTHSQFWEDLQQASYDVVIAVLDTGVWPESQSFHDSQMPQVPTRWRGYCESAPDFDPSLCNKKLIGARSFSKGYLMASTGGRKKLMDTVSPRDRDGHGTHTATTAAGSAVDNATLLGYATGTARGMAPQARIAAYKVCWTDGCFASDILAGIDQAIQDGVDVLSLSLGGSSSTPYYYDTIAIGAFAAVERGIFVSCSAGNTGPRSGSLSNVAPWIMTVGAGTLDRNFPAYAKLGNGKSLSGVSLYSGEGMGNEPVGLVYFNEQFNSSSSICMPGSLDPEIVRGKVVVCDRGVNSRVEKGSVVNDAGGVGMILANTASSGEGVVADSHVIPAVAVGKNTGDEIKEYASLDPNPTAVLSFGGTVLNVKPSPVVAGFSSRGPNGVTPQILKPDVIGPGVNILAAWTGAVGPSGSQDTRKTQFNIMSGTSMSCPHISGLAALLKSVHPDWSPSAIKSALMTTAYTRDNTESPLRDATGEALSIPWAYGSGHVSPQKALSPGLLYDTDTQDYIAFLCSLNYTLDHVQLIVKRHDVNCSKYYFADPGDLNYPSFSVVFGNNSVVQYTRRLTNVGEAKSVYDVVVSGPSTVGITVKPTRLVFEQVGERQTYTVTFISNKDTVDDSVTYEFGSITWSNKRHQVRSPVAFTWTNL; encoded by the exons atGGCCTCAACTTTGTATCTTCTTCTCCTCAATTTGATAATGCTATTATTTTCAGTAACAGTAATGATGGCCTTAGCGACGAAAAAGAGTTACATAGTTCACACGAAACACAAGTACAATGCATCCATGTACTCTTCCCTTCTCCAATCTTCTTCTAATTCGCTTCTTTATGCCTACACTACGGCTTACAATGGTTTTGCTGCTTCACTTAACAAAGAACAAGCGCAAACATTACGCAGTTCCGATTCAATTCTGGGGGTGTACGAAGATACCGTGTACTCGCTGCACACAACCCGTACCCCGGAGTTTTTGGGACTTGTTCAAACCCATTCTCAGTTTTGGGAAGATCTCCAACAAGCTTCATACGACGTCGTTATTGCAGTTCTTGACACTGGCGTATGGCCAGAATCACAGAGTTTTCACGATTCTCAAATGCCCCAGGTTCCAACTCGATGGCGTGGTTACTGTGAATCAGCACCAGATTTCGACCCTTCACTTTGCAACAAAAAGCTTATCGGTGCTCGTAGCTTCTCCAAAGGCTATTTAATGGCTTCCACCGGCGGTAGAAAGAAACTCATGGACACTGTTTCGCCTCGCGATAGAGATGGACACGGTACTCATACTGCCACCACCGCCGCTGGCTCCGCCGTTGATAACGCCACTCTTCTAGGTTACGCTACCGGAACCGCGCGTGGTATGGCTCCTCAGGCGCGCATCGCCGCTTACAAGGTCTGTTGGACTGACGGCTGTTTTGCTTCCGACATACTTGCCGGAATAGATCAAGCGATCCAAGACGGCGTTGATGTGTTATCGCTCTCCCTTGGTGGTTCATCTTCCACTCCTTATTACTACGACACCATTGCAATCGGAGCGTTCGCGGCGGTGGAGAGAGGAATATTCGTTTCTTGCTCCGCGGGGAATACCGGACCTCGCAGCGGTTCGTTGTCGAATGTGGCTCCGTGGATCATGACTGTTGGAGCTGGGACGCTAGATCGGAATTTTCCGGCTTATGCAAAACTCGGAAACGGGAAAAGTTTATCCGGCGTTTCGCTTTACAGTGGAGAAGGAATGGGAAACGAACCGGTTGGTTTGGTTTATTTTAACGAACAGTTCAATTCTTCAAGCAGTATATGTATGCCCGGTTCACTTGACCCGGAAATCGTGCGCGGGAAAGTGGTAGTTTGTGACAGGGGTGTAAACTCACGTGTAGAGAAAGGGTCAGTGGTGAACGACGCCGGAGGAGTTGGGATGATACTTGCGAACACGGCGTCGAGCGGTGAGGGAGTGGTGGCAGATAGTCACGTGATACCTGCCGTTGCTGTGGGAAAAAATACGGGCGATGAGATTAAAGAATATGCATCGTTGGATCCTAATCCAACGGCTGTCCTTAGTTTCGGTGGAACTGTGTTGAACGTGAAACCTTCCCCCGTGGTTGCTGGTTTCAGCTCTCGTGGGCCCAATGGTGTGACGCCTCAAATTCTTAAACCGGATGTTATTGGGCCTGGAGTAAACATTTTAGCCGCATGGACCGGCGCGGTTGGCCCATCTGGTTCACAAGACACTcgcaaaacacaattcaatatCATGTCAG GTACGTCGATGTCATGTCCACATATAAGTGGATTGGCTGCATTATTGAAATCGGTTCATCCAGATTGGAGTCCAAGTGCAATCAAATCAGCTCTCATGACAACAGCCTATACACGTGACAATACCGAGTCACCCCTAAGGGATGCAACGGGAGAGGCCTTATCTATTCCATGGGCTTATGGGTCAGGTCACGTAAGCCCACAAAAAGCTCTATCTCCTGGCCTTCTTTACGATACTGATACTCAAGATTACATTGCATTTTTGTGCTCTTTGAATTACACACTTGACCATGTGCAACTCATTGTTAAGCGTCATGATGTTAATTGTTCTAAGTACTATTTTGCTGACCCTGGTGATCTCAATTACCCATCATTTTCGGTTGTATTTGGAAACAATAGTGTTGTTCAATACACACGTAGACTCACTAATGTTGGGGAGGCAAAATCCGTTTATGATGTGGTTGTTAGTGGGCCATCTACGGTGGGGATAACGGTCAAGCCTACCAGGCTTGTGTTTGAACAAGTTGGGGAAAGGCAAACATACACGGTGACCTTTATCTCCAACAAAGATACCGTTGATGATTCGGTTACGTATGAATTTGGAAGTATTACGTGGAGCAACAAACGACACCAAGTTAGGAGCCCAGTTGCTTTTACATGGACCAATTTATGA
- the LOC101512020 gene encoding uncharacterized protein gives MAPSPTLRSSSLPSLPPPSPKSPPEYPDLYGKRREMARVQMLEREISFLEEELKSIEGLQPASKCCKEVADHVLANSDPLLPSNKKNRRSCRFWKWLCRMPCFNLSWICCCCCCCDGLSVHLKLPRCCSDCKPCSCCCSNCLPSISCCSLPKWSCCCSCPKSNCCKNSFGSGKCCTFPSSCNFGCPSCPSLCSCKCTCTCSCPTCPKVSPCCCTESCFNPCFCC, from the exons ATGGCTCCTTCTCCAACGCTTCGTTCTTCTTCCCTTCCTTCACTTCCTCCACCTTCCCCTAAGTCTCCACCCGAGTATCCTGATTTGTATGGCAAACGCCGTGAAATGGCACGTGTTCAGATGCTTGAACGAGAGATAAGTTTTCTAGag GAAGAATTGAAATCTATTGAAGGCCTTCAACCAGCTTCAAAATGCTGCAAAGA GGTTGCTGATCATGTGTTGGCAAATTCAGATCCTCTGTTACCTTC AAACAAGAAGAATCGCCGGTCGTGTCGCTTCTGGAAATGGCTCTG TCGCATGCCATGTTTTAATCTGTCTTGGATCTGCTGTTGCTGTTGCTGCTGTGATGGATTATCAGTACATCTAAAATTGCCACGATGCTGCAGTGACTGTAAACCATGCAGTTGCTGTTGCAGCAACTGTCTTCCATCCATAAGTTGTTGTTCCTTACCTAAGTGGAGCTGTTGTTGTTCTTGTCCTAAATCAAATTGCTGTAAAAATAGCTTTGGTTCGGGAAAATGTTGTACTTTCCCAAGTAGTTGCAATTTTGGGTGTCCATCATGCCCTTCTTTATGCAGTTGCAAATGCACCTGCACTTGCTCTTGCCCAACTTGTCCAAAGGTAAGTCCTTGTTGTTGTACAGAGTCATGTTTTAATCCTTGTTTCTGTTGCTAG
- the LOC101512344 gene encoding uncharacterized protein: MTISGSDSQTPTSTTVNTTSIKTVNQVEVECVKCDSCGFTEECTPAYISKVRQRYQGRWLCGLCGEAVKDEVVRSERLITVEEALNRHISFCTEFRSSSTVIKKTEHPIIVMTRILRRSLDSPRGPRPLRSNSTGVLPVVDAVRSSPLIRSESCFSSISG, from the coding sequence ATGACAATTTCAGGTTCAGACTCACAAACTCCAACTTCCACCACAGTGAACACTACTAGTATCAAAACTGTTAATCAAGTAGAAGTTGAATGTGTAAAATGTGACTCATGCGGTTTCACAGAAGAATGCACCCCTGCATACATCTCAAAAGTGCGTCAGAGATACCAAGGTAGATGGCTTTGTGGTCTCTGTGGTGAAGCTGTCAAAGATGAAGTTGTTAGATCAGAGAGACTTATCACTGTTGAAGAAGCTCTTAATCGCCACATCAGTTTCTGCACAGAGTTTAGATCATCATCTACTGTTATCAAGAAAACAGAACACCCTATTATTGTTATGACTCGAATTCTTCGTCGGAGTTTGGATTCTCCCAGAGGACCCAGACCTCTCCGATCAAACTCTACCGGAGTTCTTCCAGTTGTTGATGCTGTTCGTTCTTCACCGTTGATTCGATCAGAAAGTTGCTTCTCTTCTATCTCTGGTTAA